The Clostridium botulinum BKT015925 genome includes the window AGCTGAAGCCGCAGTTTCTTCCATACCACTTGAAAGCTCCTCAGTAGTTGAAGATACTTGTTCTATATTAAATTTAAGTTCATCCATAAGTTTATCAGCTGACTCTATATTTTTCATAGAAGTTTCAGTTTCATCTATTGTCATATTTATAGAATCTTTTATGGATAATCTCATTTTGTTTATTGTTTTTACCATTATACTAACTTCATCTTTACCATTAATATATTTTTCTGGAATATCCCCACTAAAATCTCCTGTTGCTAATGTTTCTATATATTTTATTAAACCATTTATAGCTTTATTTATAAGTTTTACTACAAAACAACTTATAATAATAGCTATTATTATAGCTATTATTACTATTAATCCCGTTCTTTTCATAGTAGCACTATAATCGTTTTCACTATTTTTTGAAAAATTTTGTGATTTATCAAGTATAATAGTGTCTACTTTTTTTATATCTTTTAATAAATCATCCATGATTTTATTTCCATTTTTTTCTCCATATTTTGTGGCTTCAGCTTGTCCACTAACTTCTAAAACATTTATAATTCCATTACAAAATTTTTCATACTCATTAATTTCATTTTGAACCCTTAATACAAAAGCCTTTTCTTCATCACTCATATTAAATTTTTGATATTGTCCCACTTGATCTTTTACATGTTTAAATTGATTATTTATATTGTCTTTTTTCTGCTGTTTTTGTTCAGTTGTATATTGCCCTAAAAATATAATATAATCCTTAATATTAGAACGTATACCCTGTATATCAAATTTTATATCTCCCATAGAATATATTGGAAGCAACATATCATTATACATAACCTTAAGCGTTTTATATTCTTTTTTATAACTATTTACACCTAAGCCTGTTACTAGTAACATAAAAAAATTAACTATTATAACGATAGTCATAACCTTTTTTCCTATACTCATACTTCTTAAAAAGTTCATTATGAAGACCTCCTAATTGTGTTATCTAAATTTGTTATAGTATACATTATTATTATTATATATCATATTTTTCCACTCTTCTATATATTTTAACAAATTGTATAATTTTCCATGAATATTTTATATATTTTTATCAAAACACATATTTTCTTAAACAAAAAACATCTGACATAAGCCAGATGTTTTTTGTTTATTTTATTTTAACATTGAAGTTTGCTTCTAGCTGATAATCTACTTGCCCAAAATTCTGAGTCAAAATACAAAATTTTTGCTGGATCTTTTTCAAGTTCTTCTATCAATGAAGAATTATTAACAATATCACTAGCTTTATCTTTTGCATAATTATATTTTTCTATTAAAGAATTTATAACATAGTTTTTCATCTGCTGTTTTTCTTGTGAAGATAATATCATTCAATATTCACCTCTTGTTAATTTTTTATCATTTTTAATTACATTATATGTTTTTTATAATTTTATAACAATGTACCATTTTTGTTCTTAATATATAAAAAGAATGCATTATTTTCAATTTAGAACCTTTACATTTCTTTTCTCTTATATTATTAAAATTATTTTTCCCTAAATAAAAAAAATAATTCCCTAAATTATTTTTTAGGAAATTATTTAATATGTTAATTATTTTAAGCTTGTGCTGGAGCTATATCTCCTGAACAACAATTTTCTTCATCCATTTCTTTTTCTGCGATTATATCTTCAATTAATTCCTTTGTTTCCATTAATTCTTCTAAAGACATATTATTGTAGTTTTTTGAAGCACTGTTTGATATATTAATTCCTTGTTTTTTTAAGAATGAATCTACTTGTGATTGATTTTTCTTATATACATAATAACCTACTGCGCAAACTCCAACTCCTATTAATATTCCCTTTACATGATCCCTATTCATATTCATAACTTGTAACATGATATTTCCTCCTTTTTATATATAAAATTATTAAAATTTAATTAATGTAATAAAAAACCTTTGCAATTGTCTCTATCTTTTAAGAAAAATCTATTTCCACAAGGAACAATATTTTTTTCATTTAATAGAAACAAGTTTCGCCCATAATTTAAATTCTGATTTTCTATGGATTTAAATATAAATCCTTTTATAAAATCTACTTTTTGCATCATATCTTCACACGTATTAACAGATACTGTATAGTAAACCTCATCATTTGAATTACAAATTTCATTTATTTTTAACTCAACATTATCATAATAAGGCTTTATTATATGTCTACCAAATGTAGTAAGCCAAGTTATTATAGAAGGTCTTAAAAATTTACCTTCTCCTATAGAATTTATTAAATACATCACAGAGACTACTTCTGGATCAAAAGCTCCTTTTGTATTAATTTCTAAATATGCATGTTCTATAGTAGCTCCTATAGTTGTACTTACAGCTATCCAATTTAATAATTTTTGAATAGTTGTATTTGAAACTAAAATTTTTGATATTGCTGATATACAAATTGCCCCTAGTGAATATCTCGCTGATGCTGGCATATCCCTACTAGGCGTATCAGATGTTAGTTTTATAGGAACCATTCCATATTGTTTAGAATAAAAAGCTGATAATGTCATTATTAAATCTTCCATAGAAATTTTGTTTTTATTAAAATATATAACTATAGATTTTGTTATATTATTATAACTAAACGACTCTACGCCTTCTCTTTTTTCCATAGCCACAATAACTTCTTCCACACCTCTAAGGGGATGAGATAACTTAACTCTAATTCTATTATTTAATCTATGGACTATAATTATAGTTGGTTGATTCATTTTTATTTTCCCCTTTCCATATCATAAAAAAGCAATCTTAAAGAATTAGAAACTACAAATATAGTACTAGAATTATGTAATACTGCTCCCCAGAAAACTGGAAGTACTCCTGCTGCACTTAATAATAATCCTAAACTATTTATACTTACAACTAGTCCAAAATTTTGTTTTACTATTTTCATAGTATTTTTAGATAGATTTTTTACACTTGGAATCAACATAGGTTCATCTGATTGAATAGTTATATCTGACGCTTCCATTGCTGCATCAGTTGTTCCTCCACCTAAAGCTATTCCAACATCTGCATATGCTAATGCAGGAGCATCATTTATGCCATCTCCAACCATAACTACTTTTGATCCCCTAGATTGAAGTTTTAGTACAGTTTTTGCTTTATCCTCTGGCAATAATTCTGCTTCATATCCATCTACTCCAACTTTGTTTGCTACAATTTCTGCTTGCTCCTTTAGATCTCCAGTAAGAAGCATAATATCATTAACGCCTTGATATCTTAAATTATTTAATGACTTTTTCATATTAAATCTCATTTTATCTTGTATTCCCAAGATACCAATTAAATTTTCATTTACAGCTATATAAATTATGCTTTCACCTTTAGATAAAAGAACCTCTTCCTTACTACAAATTTTATCTGTATCTATGTTATTTTCTTTCATAAATATTTTACTACCAACTCTAACTATATTATCTTCTACTTGTGTTTCTATTCCTCTTGAAATATGTGTTATAACTTCTCCATGAGGCGGAACCGTAAATCCTTCTTTTCTAAGCTTAGATAATACAGCTATTGCCATAGGGTGCTTTGATGTTTCTTCTGCTGCTCCTGCCATTTCTATCAAATACTGCTTGGTAATTTCATCATTTACTGGAACTACACTTACTATTTGAGGCTTTCCTTCAGTTAAAGTTCCTGTTTTATCTAATATAAGAGTATCTGAACTTGCTAAAGCTTCTATATAATTTCCACCTTTAATAAGTACACCGTTTTTTACTGATGTATTAATTGCAGCAGAAAAAGCTGTTGCCGTTGATAATTTAATTCCACATGAATAATCAATAACTAACATATTTAAAGCTCTAGTTGGACTCTTAGTTACCCAATAAGTTACCCCTGCAAACAAGAAATTAAATGGTACAAGATAACTTGAAAATTTATCTGCATAATCTTGTATTGGAGCCTTCTTGCAAGCTGCATCTTCTACCAAATGAATTATTCTTGATACAACGGTATCATCTCCTACCTTCTCAGTAGCTACAGTTATTGTTCCATTTTTAACTACTGTTCCAGCAAAAACATGACTTCCTTCTCTTTTTATCGCGGGCATAAATTCACCGGTAACGGCAGCTTCTTCTACAACTGCTTCTCCTGATACAATCTTTCCATCTATACAAATTTTCTCTCCGGTATGAATAACAACTAAATCACCTTTTTGAACTTTTTCAATCTTAACTTTTTCAACTTTTTGATCATTCAACTGTTTCCAAACATATTCTTCATTTAGTTCAAGCATATTTTTTATAGAATCTCTTGTCTTCTCCATGGTATAAGATGTCAAAAGTTCCGCTATATCAGATAAAAGTGTTATAGTAAGAGCTGATGAATCTTTACCTAAAAGCAGACTTGTAACAATTGATGTTACTGTTAATGTATCTGCATTAGGTCTTAAATTTTTGAACAAACATCCAATTCCACTTTTAAATAAAGGTAATGTTAAATATAAGCTCGTAATTGCTGGTACACTAGTAAATTTCTTATACATACTATTAGTTGGATTTAATGTACTCTTATTTTTTCTAATTAACGAATACATTAAAGTTCCGGATGTAATAGCAAGTCTTTTTACTATACTTGATACAGCTTCTTCTTTATGACCTCTTTCATATTGAAGTTCCTTTGCTATGTCTTCCCTTTCTGCTTTATATGCAAATAATGAATATTCAGAAAGACATCCTTCTACAATCTCTATAACTTCTTGTTGCTCAATTTCAGATATATCATAATAAATCAATATATTTTTAGTTAATATATTAATTTTTATATCCTTTATGTATTTTACTCTCTTAATTCTCTCATATATTTTAAGTTTATAATCCCCTAAATATAATAAAGCACGACATCCTATACGTATTCTCCCTGGTA containing:
- a CDS encoding heavy metal translocating P-type ATPase; protein product: MILRKKTPLLRCDVLHSIPGRIRIGCRALLYLGDYKLKIYERIKRVKYIKDIKINILTKNILIYYDISEIEQQEVIEIVEGCLSEYSLFAYKAEREDIAKELQYERGHKEEAVSSIVKRLAITSGTLMYSLIRKNKSTLNPTNSMYKKFTSVPAITSLYLTLPLFKSGIGCLFKNLRPNADTLTVTSIVTSLLLGKDSSALTITLLSDIAELLTSYTMEKTRDSIKNMLELNEEYVWKQLNDQKVEKVKIEKVQKGDLVVIHTGEKICIDGKIVSGEAVVEEAAVTGEFMPAIKREGSHVFAGTVVKNGTITVATEKVGDDTVVSRIIHLVEDAACKKAPIQDYADKFSSYLVPFNFLFAGVTYWVTKSPTRALNMLVIDYSCGIKLSTATAFSAAINTSVKNGVLIKGGNYIEALASSDTLILDKTGTLTEGKPQIVSVVPVNDEITKQYLIEMAGAAEETSKHPMAIAVLSKLRKEGFTVPPHGEVITHISRGIETQVEDNIVRVGSKIFMKENNIDTDKICSKEEVLLSKGESIIYIAVNENLIGILGIQDKMRFNMKKSLNNLRYQGVNDIMLLTGDLKEQAEIVANKVGVDGYEAELLPEDKAKTVLKLQSRGSKVVMVGDGINDAPALAYADVGIALGGGTTDAAMEASDITIQSDEPMLIPSVKNLSKNTMKIVKQNFGLVVSINSLGLLLSAAGVLPVFWGAVLHNSSTIFVVSNSLRLLFYDMERGK
- a CDS encoding HAMP domain-containing methyl-accepting chemotaxis protein: MNFLRSMSIGKKVMTIVIIVNFFMLLVTGLGVNSYKKEYKTLKVMYNDMLLPIYSMGDIKFDIQGIRSNIKDYIIFLGQYTTEQKQQKKDNINNQFKHVKDQVGQYQKFNMSDEEKAFVLRVQNEINEYEKFCNGIINVLEVSGQAEATKYGEKNGNKIMDDLLKDIKKVDTIILDKSQNFSKNSENDYSATMKRTGLIVIIAIIIAIIISCFVVKLINKAINGLIKYIETLATGDFSGDIPEKYINGKDEVSIMVKTINKMRLSIKDSINMTIDETETSMKNIESADKLMDELKFNIEQVSSTTEELSSGMEETAASAQEMTATSQEIEQNVTLIANKAKEGANSANIILEKAEKIKNEALDSQKNAIDIRRNMDNKLRKAIHDSKSIEKIGILSDAILEITSQTNLLALNAAIEAARAGEVGKGFAVVAEEIRKLAEQSNQTVTEIQEITNQVVSSVENLSNNSKEVLEFIENGLVDAYNRMIFTCEEYSKDASYYNKFSKELDVTSEGLLNSIRNIVEVINSISVAANEGANGTVDIAQRIGDTSDKAFEVLSTSEATKESFKKLLESVSKFKI